One Bos taurus isolate L1 Dominette 01449 registration number 42190680 breed Hereford chromosome 3, ARS-UCD2.0, whole genome shotgun sequence DNA window includes the following coding sequences:
- the LRRC8D gene encoding volume-regulated anion channel subunit LRRC8D isoform X1: MFTLAEVASLNDIQPTYRILKPWWDVFMDYLAVVMLMVAIFAGTMQLTKDQVVCLPVLPAPINSKAHATPGNADITTNIPKMESATDQDQDGRMTNEISFGASAVTPDIPLRATYPHADSTAPNQEAKKEKKDPTGRKTNLDFQQYVFINQMCYHLALPWYSKYFPYLALIHTIILMVSSNFWFKYPKTCSKVEHFVSILGKCFESPWTTKALSETACEDSEENKQRITGAQTLPKHVSTSSDEGSPSASTPMINKTGFKFSAEKPVIEVPSMTILDKKDGEQAKALFEKVRKFRAHVEDSDLIYKLYVVQTVIKTAKFIFILCYTANFVNAISFEHVCKPKVEHLTGYEVFECTHNMAYMLKKLLISYISIICVYGFICLYTLFWLFRIPLKEYSFEKVREESSFSDIPDVKNDFAFLLHMVDQYDQLYSKRFGVFLSEVSENKLREISLNHEWTFEKLRQHVSRNAQDKQELHLFMLSGVPDAVFDLTDLDVLKLELIPEAKLPAKISQMTNLQELHLCHCPAKVEQTAFSFLRDHLRCLHVKFTDVAEIPAWVYLLKNLRELYLIGNLNSENNKMIGLESLRELRHLKILHVKSNLTKVPSNITDVAPHLTKLVIHNDGTKLLVLNSLKKMMNVAELELQNCELERIPHAIFSLSNLQELDLKSNNIRTIEEIISFQHLKRLTCLKLWHNKIVTIPPSITHVKNLESLYFSNNKLESLPVAVFSLQKLRCLDVSYNNISMIPVEIGLLQNLQHLHITGNKVDVLPKQLFKCVKMRTLNLGQNCITSLPEKIGQLSQLTQLELKGNCLDRLPAQLGQCRLLKKSGLVVEDHLFDTLPLEVKEALNQDINIPFANGI; encoded by the coding sequence ATGTTTACCCTTGCGGAAGTTGCTTCACTTAATGACATTCAGCCAACTTACCGAATCCTGAAACCATGGTGGGACGTGTTTATGGATTACCTGGCTGTTGTTATGCTGATGGTAGCCATCTTTGCAGGAACCATGCAACTTACCAAAGATCAAGTGGTCTGCTTGCCAGTATTGCCAGCTCCTATAAATTCAAAGGCACATGCTACACCAGGAAATGCCGACATTACCACCAACATCCCGAAGATGGAATCAGCCACAGACCAAGACCAAGATGGGCGGATGACAAATGAGATTTCCTTTGGCGCATCCGCTGTGACACCTGACATACCTCTCAGAGCCACATATCCTCATGCAGATTCCACGGCTCCAAATCAGGAGgccaagaaagagaagaaagacccAACAGGCCGAAAAACAAACTTGGATTTCCAgcaatatgtatttattaatcaGATGTGTTACCATCTGGCCCTTCCGTGGTATTCCAAGTACTTTCCATACCTTGCTCTTATACATACTATTATTCTCATGGTCAGTAGCAACTTTTGGTTCAAATATCCTAAAACATGCTCAAAAGTAGAGCATTTCGTTTCAATCTTAGGAAAGTGCTTTGAATCTCCTTGGACTACTAAAGCATTGTCTGAGACAGCGTGTGAAGACTCGGAGGAAAACAAGCAGAGAATAACAGGTGCCCAGACTCTACCAAAGCATGTGTCTACCAGCAGTGATGAAGGGAGCCCCAGCGCCAGCACCCCAATGATCAACAAGACTGGATTCAAATTTTCAGCCGAGAAGCCTGTGATCGAAGTCCCCAGCATGACCATCCTGGATAAAAAGGACGGGGAACAGGCCAAAGCCCTGTTCGAGAAAGTGCGGAAGTTCCGTGCTCACGTGGAAGACAGTGACTTGATCTATAAACTCTATGTGGTCCAAACAGTTATCAAAACAgccaaattcatttttattctctgCTACACAGCAAACTTTGTCAACGCAATCAGCTTTGAACACGTCTGCAAGCCCAAAGTGGAGCACCTGACTGGTTACGAGGTGTTTGAGTGCACCCACAACATGGCGTACATGCTGAAAAAGCTGCTCATCAGTTACATATCCATTATTTGTGTGTATGGTTTTATCTGCCTCTACACTCTCTTCTGGTTATTCAGGATTCCTTTGAAGGAATATTCTTTTGAAAAAGTCAGAGAAGAGAGCAGTTTCAGTGACATTCCAGATGTCAAAAATGATTTTGCGTTCCTTCTCCACATGGTAGACCAGTATGACCAGCTCTATTCCAAGCGTTTTGGGGTGTTCTTGTCAGAAGTCAGTGAAAATAAACTTCGGGAAATTAGTTTGAACCACGAGTGGACATTTGAAAAACTGAGGCAGCACGTGTCACGCAACGCCCAGGACAAGCAGGAGCTCCATTTGTTTATGCTCTCCGGCGTGCCTGATGCTGTCTTTGACCTCACAGACCTGGATGTGCTAAAACTCGAGCTGATTCCAGAAGCTAAACTTCCTGCTAAGATTTCTCAGATGACTAATCTCCAAGAGCTTCACCTGTGCCACTGCCCTGCAAAAGTGGAGCAGACTGCTTTCAGCTTTCTCCGTGATCACTTGAGATGCCTTCACGTGAAGTTCACTGATGTGGCAGAAATCCCTGCCTGGGTGTATCTGCTCAAAAACCTTCGCGAACTGTACTTGATAggcaatttgaactctgaaaACAATAAGATGATAGGCCTCGAATCTCTCCGAGAGTTGCGGCACCTTAAGATCCTCCACGTGAAGAGCAATTTGACCAAAGTCCCCTCCAACATTACTGATGTGGCCCCACATCTCACCAAGTTAGTCATTCATAATGACGGCACTAAACTCCTGGTACTGAACAGCCTTAAGAAAATGATGAATGTTGCCGAGCTTGAACTCCAAAACTGTGAGCTAGAGAGAATTCCACATGCTATTTTCAGCCTCTCTAACTTACAGGAACTGGATTTAAAGTCAAATAACATCCGCACAATTGAAGAAATCATCAGTTTCCAGCATTTAAAACGACTTACTTGTTTAAAATTATGGCATAATAAAATTGTCACCATTCCACCCTCCATCACCCACGTCAAAAACTTGGAGTCACTTTATTTCTCTAACAACAAGCTGGAATCCCTACCGGTGGCAGTGTTTAGTTTACAGAAACTCAGATGCTTAGATGTGAGTTACAACAACATTTCCATGATCCCAGTAGAAATAGGATTGCTTCAGAACCTGCAGCATTTGCATATCACGGGGAACAAAGTGGACGTTCTGCCGAAACAGCTGTTTAAATGTGTTAAGATGAGGACTTTGAATCTAGGGCAGAACTGCATCACATCCCTCCCAGAGAAGATCGGTCAGCTGTCACAGCTCACCCAGCTGGAGCTAAAGGGGAACTGCTTGGACCGCCTGCCAGCCCAGCTGGGCCAGTGTCGCCTGCTCAAGAAAAGTGGGCTTGTGGTGGAAGATCACCTTTTTGACACCCTTCCCCTCGAAGTCAAAGAAGCGTTGAATCAAGATATAAATATTCCCTTTGCAAATGGGATTtaa